The Methanoplanus sp. FWC-SCC4 genome has a window encoding:
- a CDS encoding ArsR/SmtB family transcription factor, which translates to MTDGVVLLEPGDERAKKIGKAMASQTVNEILALLKTGDLTLSEIAEQLNQPMTTVKYHVENVLDAGLIEVKHIKYSEKGREVKIYGLCDQVVIVSPGTKDLRSILLKYASLFSIFVLATVLVGAMSGTFFSGFIQTQDITVQDSVFEYASPEIIAYGLDNNSYETTPEMLKKISVVQASYNESRSTGGQYAKGDALLLSAKDKTTEAPYDAINIIVIAFFMGGCLVLLILGMYEAVIWRRERKYWESLNQKSEK; encoded by the coding sequence ATGACTGATGGTGTAGTTCTGCTTGAACCCGGAGACGAGAGGGCAAAAAAGATTGGAAAGGCTATGGCAAGCCAGACCGTAAATGAAATCCTTGCCCTTCTAAAAACCGGGGATCTCACTCTTTCAGAGATTGCAGAACAACTTAATCAGCCGATGACCACTGTGAAGTATCATGTTGAAAATGTGCTTGATGCCGGTCTTATTGAAGTTAAACATATAAAATATAGTGAAAAGGGCAGAGAAGTAAAGATATACGGTTTATGTGATCAGGTGGTGATAGTGTCTCCTGGCACAAAAGATCTTAGATCAATACTTTTAAAGTATGCTTCTCTGTTCAGTATTTTTGTTCTTGCCACTGTTTTAGTCGGAGCAATGTCGGGTACATTTTTTTCCGGTTTTATACAGACTCAGGATATTACAGTTCAGGACTCCGTGTTCGAATATGCATCGCCTGAAATTATTGCATATGGATTAGATAATAATTCTTATGAGACAACGCCGGAAATGCTTAAAAAGATCTCTGTGGTGCAGGCTTCATATAATGAGAGCAGAAGTACAGGTGGGCAATATGCAAAAGGTGATGCCTTACTTTTATCTGCAAAAGATAAAACAACAGAGGCTCCTTATGATGCAATAAATATTATTGTAATTGCTTTCTTCATGGGAGGCTGCCTGGTGCTTTTAATTTTGGGAATGTATGAGGCAGTAATCTGGAGAAGGGAAAGAAAATACTGGGAGAGTCTGAACCAAAAAAGTGAGAAATAA
- the cobA gene encoding uroporphyrinogen-III C-methyltransferase, protein MTGKVYLVGSGPGGLGLMTYRAREVIEMADVILYDQLPGDDVLSSLPDVEKVDVGKFGGKHTKEQDEIELLMVKYAKDGKTVVRLKGGDPFLFGRGGEEMETLHEHGIEVEMVPGVTSAIAVPECVGIPVTHRKFASQVTFLTGHEDPTKEESAVNWKWLADSPGTIVILMGVKNLPNITKALIDNGMDDKKPVAIIERGMRPDQRVTTGILSDISDKAKQVGVKPPAIIVIGEVVSLYRE, encoded by the coding sequence ATGACTGGTAAAGTATATCTGGTTGGTTCAGGACCGGGCGGTCTTGGACTTATGACATATCGTGCAAGGGAAGTTATCGAAATGGCTGATGTAATTTTGTATGATCAGCTTCCGGGTGATGATGTTTTATCATCTCTTCCCGATGTTGAAAAAGTGGATGTTGGAAAATTTGGCGGGAAGCATACAAAAGAACAGGATGAAATTGAACTTTTGATGGTGAAATATGCCAAGGATGGCAAAACTGTCGTACGTTTAAAAGGAGGAGATCCATTCCTCTTCGGAAGGGGAGGAGAAGAAATGGAAACACTTCATGAACACGGAATAGAAGTAGAAATGGTTCCGGGTGTCACTAGTGCAATTGCCGTACCCGAGTGTGTCGGTATTCCTGTAACACACAGAAAGTTTGCATCCCAGGTTACTTTTTTAACAGGCCACGAAGATCCAACAAAAGAAGAGTCCGCAGTCAACTGGAAATGGCTTGCAGATTCACCAGGCACAATAGTAATCCTGATGGGTGTAAAAAACCTCCCGAATATTACAAAAGCACTGATTGATAATGGCATGGATGATAAAAAGCCTGTTGCAATTATTGAAAGGGGTATGAGACCTGATCAAAGGGTTACGACAGGAATATTATCAGATATTTCTGACAAGGCAAAACAAGTGGGAGTTAAACCTCCGGCAATTATTGTAATCGGTGAAGTGGTATCCCTTTACCGTGAATGA
- the hemC gene encoding hydroxymethylbilane synthase, producing the protein MPLKLGTRGSRLAMAQTERVCKILAEKGIDTEIVIIKTVGDDKTDVPLHKVGGQGIFVRALDDAIITGEVDFAVHSMKDIPAQRPTGVTTCAVLERDSPADFLVHECPLEEIKIIGTSSTRRTAQLKRGNLNAEIKELRGNVDTRLRKLREGEYDAIVLAEAGMQRLSMDLPGTRLLCQWYVPSPNQGTIAVVCRDDPELVKQLSVLDHPQTRIDTEVERAVMEEIGGGCFTPQGVYCKDGFLIAEVLSLDGKRWERIEDNGESIEEGHLIGQKLRGMASDLIEEARQNLGI; encoded by the coding sequence ATGCCTTTAAAATTGGGAACCAGAGGCTCACGCCTTGCAATGGCACAGACAGAACGTGTATGTAAGATCCTTGCAGAAAAAGGAATCGATACAGAAATTGTCATTATAAAAACTGTAGGAGATGACAAAACAGATGTCCCTCTTCACAAAGTAGGGGGACAGGGCATATTTGTAAGAGCTCTTGATGATGCCATTATAACAGGAGAAGTTGATTTTGCAGTTCATAGCATGAAAGATATCCCGGCACAAAGGCCAACAGGAGTCACTACATGCGCAGTACTTGAGCGGGATTCTCCTGCTGATTTTCTGGTACATGAATGCCCCCTGGAAGAAATCAAAATTATTGGAACTTCAAGCACAAGAAGGACTGCACAGCTGAAGAGAGGAAATCTGAATGCAGAAATTAAAGAACTCCGTGGAAATGTTGACACACGCCTTCGTAAATTAAGAGAAGGAGAATATGATGCAATAGTTCTTGCAGAGGCAGGAATGCAGCGTCTTTCAATGGATCTTCCGGGAACACGTCTTTTGTGTCAGTGGTATGTTCCATCCCCGAATCAGGGTACAATTGCAGTAGTCTGCCGTGATGACCCTGAACTTGTAAAACAGCTTTCAGTTCTTGATCACCCTCAGACAAGAATCGATACGGAGGTTGAACGTGCGGTAATGGAGGAGATAGGCGGCGGATGTTTCACACCCCAGGGCGTATACTGCAAAGACGGATTTTTGATTGCGGAAGTTCTTTCTCTTGACGGTAAGCGTTGGGAGAGAATTGAGGATAATGGCGAATCAATTGAGGAAGGTCACCTTATCGGCCAGAAACTTCGCGGCATGGCTTCTGATTTAATAGAAGAAGCCCGTCAGAATCTCGGTATCTAA
- the hemL gene encoding glutamate-1-semialdehyde 2,1-aminomutase, whose product MKSSELFETAKTLIPGGVSSPVRAIKPYPFYTKRAEGSKIYTEDGDSLIDCCMGYGPLLLGHAHPFVKSAIKDQLDNGWLFGTPAEAEIKLAKIVTGDHPSMDMCRFVSSGSEATMAAIRLARGYSGKKDIIKVEGGFHGAHDGVLIQAGSGATTMGVPDSAGVIPEIVSHTAQVPYNDIESLENLLAKNNNVAAFIIEPVMGNIGPILPEDGYLKEVRKITEENDVLLICDEVICGYRLGIGGAQVKYDIKPDITTLGKIVGGGLPIGVFGGRREIMEMVAPAGPVYQAGTFSGNPLTLASGIAMLNYIHDNSRLYERLDGYTKIIHESLPEKYRDSFVRLGSIFKLFFREKPPKNYVQAKESNTEKYADFWKKMLQSGVFLPPSQFETNFVSAAHTEEDIEYISGAYNKCL is encoded by the coding sequence ATGAAGAGCAGTGAATTATTTGAAACAGCAAAAACACTGATACCCGGAGGTGTCAGCAGTCCGGTACGTGCCATAAAGCCATACCCGTTCTATACAAAAAGGGCAGAAGGGTCTAAAATATACACAGAAGATGGAGATTCCCTGATAGACTGCTGTATGGGCTACGGCCCTCTTTTACTTGGTCATGCACATCCTTTTGTTAAATCGGCAATAAAAGATCAGCTTGATAACGGATGGCTTTTCGGAACTCCTGCAGAAGCTGAAATAAAACTTGCAAAGATAGTAACAGGCGACCATCCTTCCATGGACATGTGCCGTTTTGTTTCGAGCGGTTCTGAGGCAACAATGGCAGCGATACGCCTTGCAAGAGGGTATTCCGGCAAAAAAGATATAATCAAGGTTGAAGGCGGTTTTCATGGTGCACATGACGGGGTGTTAATTCAGGCAGGATCAGGTGCAACAACAATGGGCGTTCCTGATTCAGCAGGAGTAATACCAGAAATCGTATCTCATACAGCACAGGTTCCATACAATGACATAGAGTCACTCGAAAACCTGTTGGCAAAAAACAATAATGTTGCTGCATTCATAATTGAACCTGTAATGGGAAACATAGGCCCGATTCTTCCGGAAGATGGCTATCTAAAGGAAGTCAGAAAAATAACAGAGGAAAATGATGTTTTACTCATCTGTGATGAAGTAATCTGCGGATACCGTCTTGGAATTGGTGGAGCACAGGTAAAATACGATATTAAACCGGACATTACAACCCTGGGAAAGATCGTTGGAGGAGGACTTCCAATCGGGGTCTTTGGTGGAAGACGTGAGATAATGGAGATGGTTGCACCTGCAGGACCGGTATATCAGGCAGGAACTTTCAGCGGGAATCCACTCACTCTCGCATCAGGTATTGCGATGCTTAACTACATTCACGATAACAGCCGGCTTTACGAAAGGCTTGACGGATATACTAAGATAATTCATGAATCACTACCAGAAAAATACAGGGATTCTTTTGTACGTCTCGGTTCCATCTTTAAGCTGTTCTTCAGGGAAAAACCGCCTAAGAATTATGTTCAGGCCAAAGAGAGTAACACTGAAAAGTATGCAGATTTCTGGAAAAAAATGTTGCAGTCAGGAGTCTTTCTACCGCCATCTCAGTTTGAGACAAATTTTGTATCCGCTGCACACACAGAAGAAGACATTGAGTATATAAGTGGAGCCTATAACAAATGCCTTTAA